The genomic stretch GACGAGTCTCTTTCCATGCATAGCTCTCAAACCCCAACTGCTGTTTACTTTCAACTTTCGTGTTCCCAAAGCATTAAACTCTCCTTCGAAATGGACTTTTGGAGGCAAAACTAAGAGCGTATTGGGATTCTGTTAACTACcttaaaaaaaggtttttaggtttatttggtaaatttttttttaaaaaaaacgttttctgatttaagcttaagcttataagaagttgcaaacttaatcatttaatcaatactttaacatttcCCTTcatgtgtgagctcaaactctattttaacgggagatatttaattgaaatgaagaaATCAGAGttcaaacttaagttttttgctctaatactatgttaaagtATCATTTGTGCtgaaaacttaaaataataaaagataaagttaatcatttaattaacatttttgtCCACTTGACAAGGTAAGAAGGGGAATCCAAAGGTCTAGAAGTGATGAAGTTTCGTGGAGATTCTAAGacatcccatttttttttttatatgtttatttgcTCATTTATTTAATGTATTCACATGGGTATTTTTCTTTGACCCATCTGTTATAGGCCACTGCCTATAAATATATATCTGGAGGCTGGAGTCCTGGAGTAGCCCCAGAGTCTCTTGTCATTGCTcatcctttctcttttttccctgCCCtttaaacacaaagaacttggATCGAATTACCTCTTGTTTTGCATTTCAAATATCTGCTTTATTAATATTATCCCCCGGCCCCTTGAAAATGGGAATTGAAGGCACTTTGGAATACTTGTCAGATTTATTAAGCAGAGTcagaaaagggaagaagaagaagcaaatacAAACTGTAGCTCTCAAAGTCAGGATGGACTGTGAAGGCTGTGAGCGTAAGGTCAAGAAAGTCCTCTCTGGGGTGAAAGGCACGTGCGTTTCCATTTCGATCtctaacatgttttaatttgcATGCAGTTCATGTGAGAGATCATCGATCAGATgataatgttttgtttttgttcttactatttttgttggttttgggCAGGGGCTAAATCTGTGGACGTGGACATGAAACAGCAGAAGGTGACGGTGACAGGATATGTTGAGGCGAAGAAGGTGTTGAAGGCGGCACAGTCAACGAAGAAAAAGGTGGAGATGTGGCCGTATGTTCCTTACACACTGGTGGCTAATCCTTATGTTTCTCAGGCGTATGACAAGAAGGCACCGCCGAATATGGTCAGGAGCGTTCCCAACACTGCAACCATTAAGGAGACAACCATGGATGACGGCTACATCACTATGTTCAGTGATGAAAACCCTAACGCCGCCTGCTTCATCATGTAGCTAGAgtaatatatattacaaaatattttggaaaaaaaaaattgataattttgattGTAAAGAAAATAGTAGCTAGCTAGGCCAATTTGATCATAATGTTATAgtatttgtttttctgtttgaattttctttcatttccagGGTTTTGTCTTGTGTGCACATAAGCTTTAGCATTAATTAGGAAATGTTTTTTGAAATGAAGTGATGGGTTATTGCTCTTACGTATAGTCGTCTCTCTTCTAATAATTATTGACCTTTGCATGATGTTGATAATCTTGTTACCCGTTTGGTAGGACTGTTGCACCTCTTTGAATAGGTATATTGAGCATGGGTAACAATTCGGTTCCGGTTATTAGTTATTAGCTAAAATCGCTAATcaaaaccggggtacccggttatTGAATTTAGAAAATCGGAACCGGTACCCAGTTATCCGGACCGGTAAttgggttttcaaaaatttggacattttgggcttatttttggtatttgggcttaatttaaccatttttggccattttaaaaaaataattatatatttttttggcccaATAAGCTAGGCTTTGTTATGGACGTTGTTCAAAAACtttcataatatattttaaaagtgcccttaaaaatcattttaaaagatTTCATAATACTTGAGATTTAACAACTAAGTACTACATCTACATATATATCAACTACAAATCTCGTTCTTAAGAGATTAAACACTAAATATTTACTACTACAAAcccaaagaaaacaataaaaacaagtatgcAAACAAAGCAATTAACAACCAAAAGAGACATCttcttacaagttacaacaactacaaacctaaagaaaactaagaaaataataaaaacaagtatttaaacaaaccaacaaccaaAAGAGATACCCCTTACAGGTTAtacaaccaaatatatatatatatatatatatatatatccaggtTATAACCGGGTGTCTTAAAATGtaaaagtaatgctagaaggagGATTAGAGTTCTTTTTGTATTCTCACAAATGTGATGTACCTTTTAAGATCaccaatgaattttgagatcgataattattactaaattttgacatattagtgattttaaaagtcacatcatatttgaaaTGATACAAGAAAGACTCTAATCCTCCTCCTAACAATACACAAGTACACCATATAATCTGATGTACAGGGAAGCTACAAATTATGGAAATCAGagaattaatacaaaataatatcaaattatacTGTCTATCAATGACAAGTGATTGCAACAGAATTAGATTCTGATCATAAGAAGCCAACAAAGAAGGTATCATGTAGAGATTTTGTCCAAAACAACCAGTAATGTTTGataaaacaaaggtatataaatACAacgttgttgtttttttttttttttttgtaataaaaaatacaacgtTGTTTATCTCTAAGGATAAGGCCGGGTGTCCCGATGGCCGGCCGCCCAAAAGCTATTTTACTATCACTGTTAATTTGCCCACTTTGAATGATCTCCGTTTTGCCAGATTATTGCGAGAAATCACAAAAAGCTACCTTTTCCATTGCACACCTTATAGATTCTGAGATGGCTTACTTAAACAACATATAAAGCTAGCTAGCTCGATCAGGGGAAAGTGGTCCAGCTAGCCGTCTTACCTTTTTCATGGGCATCTCTCAAACTAAATGCCAtttcataaaattattaaaattatacataaaaataaataaaaaatcttagaaAGAAGGCAGAATTAGGAATTAATTGCAAGGAATATTCTTGCTTAATTAGCCAATTAATTATTTCCCAACCACCGGAGCTCACGTACGTACACGAAGCAAATTTGGAAACCTACCTTTTGACAATGAATAAGGAGAAGTGCCACTACTTCAAAGTTAGGAACCTCCATATATAGACGTCTATGTAAAATCGAATATTATGGTTGAAAGAGTTGATCACAAACGTATACAAGTTTGTTCCTCAATCTcatcaaactatatatatatacatatatgtcgTGTTATATTGTGTAACTGATCAATACCTACAGGAATTGACAGATCTTTGAagtggttttatttttgaaaagttcTGATGTTCTTTTATGCTTTGTTGGATTGCAGTGATATTAAGTGTGATGTTTGGCTTAATAATATATTGTTGTGGTTGATAATCTGAATTTTCATAACCTGAGGTctaaa from Corylus avellana chromosome ca1, CavTom2PMs-1.0 encodes the following:
- the LOC132167675 gene encoding heavy metal-associated isoprenylated plant protein 24 translates to MGIEGTLEYLSDLLSRVRKGKKKKQIQTVALKVRMDCEGCERKVKKVLSGVKGAKSVDVDMKQQKVTVTGYVEAKKVLKAAQSTKKKVEMWPYVPYTLVANPYVSQAYDKKAPPNMVRSVPNTATIKETTMDDGYITMFSDENPNAACFIM